The Caldilineales bacterium genome includes a region encoding these proteins:
- a CDS encoding alpha/beta hydrolase, producing MPFLHTPRGRFFYRQAPGYEPTLVFLHGNLGTSAWWRPVLDLLPDGWRGLAFDARGSGHSDGDDRLDRYAISAQVQDMAACLAALAVGRVHLVAHSTSTPVAVEYTLAHPDQVAALVLVGPTPAGGVQTPAEAYPLLEGLPHDPEMLARAIHASAPSLDPESAPFRQLVQEAGETAPLALVAGARSLDAWQPAGRLHQLTLPVLLIRGEHDLMLSEQEAEQTLLAIPGANNLEIFHGVGHSPMLENPQGFVHSLVSFVAEDWEQYEHVRQQAGDHPALPPDAPG from the coding sequence ATGCCCTTCCTCCACACCCCGCGCGGGCGTTTCTTCTATCGGCAGGCGCCCGGCTACGAACCGACGTTAGTCTTTCTGCACGGCAACCTGGGCACCTCGGCCTGGTGGCGGCCGGTGCTCGATCTGCTCCCGGACGGCTGGCGAGGCCTGGCCTTCGACGCCCGCGGCAGCGGCCATTCTGATGGCGACGACAGGCTCGACCGCTATGCCATTTCGGCCCAAGTGCAGGACATGGCGGCGTGTTTGGCGGCGCTGGCGGTGGGGCGCGTGCATTTGGTGGCGCACAGCACCAGCACGCCGGTGGCGGTGGAATACACCCTGGCTCACCCCGACCAGGTCGCCGCCCTGGTGCTGGTCGGGCCGACCCCGGCCGGCGGGGTGCAGACCCCGGCCGAGGCCTATCCCCTGCTCGAAGGACTGCCCCACGACCCGGAGATGCTGGCGCGGGCCATCCATGCCAGCGCCCCCAGCCTCGACCCCGAATCGGCGCCGTTCAGACAGCTGGTGCAGGAGGCCGGGGAAACCGCGCCCCTGGCCCTGGTCGCCGGCGCCCGCAGCCTGGATGCCTGGCAACCCGCCGGCCGGCTGCACCAACTCACGCTGCCGGTGCTGCTCATCCGCGGCGAGCATGACCTGATGTTGAGCGAGCAAGAGGCCGAGCAAACGCTGCTGGCCATCCCTGGGGCCAACAACCTGGAGATCTTTCATGGCGTGGGGCACAGCCCGATGTTAGAGAACCCGCAAGGCTTCGTTCACAGTCTGGTAAGTTTTGTGGCCGAAGATTGGGAACAATACGAACACGTCCGCCAACAGGCTGGGGATCACCCTGCCCTGCCGCCGGACGCGCCCGGCTAG